ATCGTTTGCTATCCGTATTTTATTTACAAACCAAGCATTTCCGTTGGCATGCGTATTTATTACCGGAGCGTTTTCTTTACTGATAATAATGTATTTCAAATTCAACATATTAAGCACACCAAGAGAATCAAGCGTCGCGTTTACCGTTTCTTGCGTTGCCGGACGTGAAAAAACGCCGAATAGCTGACGTAATTCTTTTTCCATTTGCATATTTATCAGCTCTTGATAACGGCGCAATTTAGCTGCATGGTAACCTCCTATGTTTTTATGGAAATATGATGGTGTTGCATCATTAAATATATCCGTAGTTAAATCCAACACGCGATATTGAGATTTATCCTGCATAATCATTTCGTCCGCCGGTGTCGGTTTAATTAAATTTTCCACTTTGCTTTTACGTTCAAAATTATTGTCGTTTAAATAACGTTTTGCCACAAAAAACAAATCAATAAAAATTAAAAAGCCCAGCAATGAGATGGCAACATATTTCTTTAATTTATCATTTATATACAACCAAATTACACCTGCACTTAGCACAATAAACGCTAATGAACGCCAGGCGTCAGAGCGTAATAATGCTTTTCTATCCAGAGGAAGTGTTTCTTTAAGAAACGAATAATCTCCTGTAAATTGAGCGTCATTAGCAGAAACAAAACTTCCGGCTAAAGATGGTATTAAAGCGAGAATCAAACAAATTCCACCCGTAATAATGGTACTTATTTTAAGCGCATTTAATAATCTCTTTTTTTCAATATTACCCTGAAAAATTTCTTTCAATGCCAAAACCGCTAACAATGTGATTCCAAATCCGGTTGCAACCAGCATCATAGAAACCGTGCGGAATTTATTGTACATCGGGACATAATCCACAAAAATATTGGTCAGCCACATAAAATTTCTTCCCCAAGACAGCATCAACGTAAGTGCGATTACAGGCAAAAGCCACCATTTAATACGTTTATCTACCAAAAAGAAACTCATCACAAAAAGAAAAATAATAATCGCCCCCAAATATACGGGTCCGGAAGTTCCCGGTTGACTTCCCCAATACAACGGCATTTGGCTTATTATTTCCTTTGTCTGACTTTCAGGTACGCCTAAACTTTGTAAGTGCTTTGCGGTTTCGCTGTTTTCACTCAAAGCGCCTCCGCTTGCTCCTCCGTAGAAATTTGGAATTAACAGTGTCATTGTTTCCGCTTTTCCGTAGCTCCATTGAGTAATGTAGTCTTTATTTAATCCGTGTTGAGAGTTCTGAGTATCAGAAGTTAAACCGTTTGAACTGCCTCGCATAGTATATTTTCCGTATTCATACGTTGTGAGCAAGGAAG
The genomic region above belongs to uncultured Paludibacter sp. and contains:
- a CDS encoding conserved membrane hypothetical protein (Evidence 4 : Unknown function but conserved in other organisms); protein product: MNKTILRSFIPHIAAILLFIVIAFVYFPSIIEGKQLVAHDTQGWKCMAQETVKYNESHDDVTLWTNSMFGGMPTYQISMTQPNNVLQYVERVFLTFPRPVSNLILYLIGFYILLLAFGVNPWLSIVGSIGFTFASYNFVIIAAGHNSKAMTIAYMAPLIGAVFLTFRRKKILGGLLTAFFLSLAIRANHIQILYYTFIILLIFGIVELIYSIKEKQINELLKTLGVLFIAAIVAIGMNATSLLTTYEYGKYTMRGSSNGLTSDTQNSQHGLNKDYITQWSYGKAETMTLLIPNFYGGASGGALSENSETAKHLQSLGVPESQTKEIISQMPLYWGSQPGTSGPVYLGAIIIFLFVMSFFLVDKRIKWWLLPVIALTLMLSWGRNFMWLTNIFVDYVPMYNKFRTVSMMLVATGFGITLLAVLALKEIFQGNIEKKRLLNALKISTIITGGICLILALIPSLAGSFVSANDAQFTGDYSFLKETLPLDRKALLRSDAWRSLAFIVLSAGVIWLYINDKLKKYVAISLLGFLIFIDLFFVAKRYLNDNNFERKSKVENLIKPTPADEMIMQDKSQYRVLDLTTDIFNDATPSYFHKNIGGYHAAKLRRYQELINMQMEKELRQLFGVFSRPATQETVNATLDSLGVLNMLNLKYIIISKENAPVINTHANGNAWFVNKIRIANDANDEMKLLGEINTKKELVVDKSLASVFPQTLVPDSSATIVLTSYAPNHLTYHFNSKTDQVAVFSEIYYDKGWKATINGKEATYTRVNYLLRGMALKAGNYDIDFRFDPQSYKIGNILALICSILLIGMFIGYIVLKKQKITSDKH